A section of the Thermodesulfovibrionales bacterium genome encodes:
- the sppA gene encoding signal peptide peptidase SppA, which produces MKKVFIFLLLLLVILLAVSAAIALFQRSVPLGEKIGVVRIEGPILDSKTAVDEITDYAKNQSIRAIILRVDSPGGAVAPSQEIYEEVRKAAAKKKVVVSMGSVAASGGYYISAPASRIVANPGTLTGSIGVIMEIPNIEGLMSKVGVKTEVIKSGRHKDMASVFRGIGSEERIILQNVLDDVHDQFIQAVAEGRKMP; this is translated from the coding sequence ATGAAGAAGGTCTTCATTTTTTTGCTTCTCCTCCTCGTCATCCTCCTTGCCGTGAGCGCTGCGATCGCCCTTTTCCAGAGGAGTGTGCCCCTCGGGGAAAAGATCGGCGTTGTCCGCATTGAAGGTCCTATTCTTGATTCGAAAACCGCCGTCGATGAAATTACCGATTACGCGAAGAACCAGTCGATACGGGCGATTATTCTGAGAGTAGACAGCCCCGGGGGAGCGGTTGCTCCCTCACAGGAGATATACGAGGAAGTGAGAAAGGCTGCGGCGAAGAAGAAAGTCGTTGTTTCGATGGGTTCCGTTGCTGCTTCCGGGGGATACTATATTTCCGCGCCGGCTTCTCGGATTGTCGCGAATCCCGGCACCCTCACCGGTTCCATCGGGGTCATCATGGAGATACCGAATATCGAAGGGCTCATGAGCAAGGTCGGGGTAAAGACCGAAGTAATCAAGAGCGGTCGGCACAAGGACATGGCGTCAGTATTCAGGGGCATTGGGTCAGAGGAGAGAATAATACTCCAGAATGTTCTTGACGACGTGCATGATCAGTTTATACAGGCCGTGGCTGAAGGGCGGAAGATGCC